CCCTGCTCCTGCTCGTGCTCGTCTTCGGCAGCATGGTCGCGGCCCTGCTGCCGCTGGCGATCGGCACCATCGCCATCGCGGGCACGTTCGCGGAGCTGTACGTCCTCGGCAGCGTCACCGACGTCTCCGTCTTCGCGATCAACCTGACCACCGCGCTCGGCCTCGGCCTTGGCATCGACTACGCCCTGCTGATGGTGAGCCGGTTCCGGGAGCAACTCGCTTCAGGGGCAAGCGTGGACGATGCCGTCCGGCGCACGGTGAGCACGGCGGGCCGTACGGTCGCGTTCTCCGCCGCGACCGTGGCGGCCGCGCTCGCGGCGCTCCTGGTGTTCCCGCAGTACTTCCTGCGCTCGTTCGGTTACGCCGGTGTCGGGGTCGTCGTGATCGCCGCCGTCAGCACCCTGTTCGTCATGCCGGCGCTGTTCGTCGTCCTGGGCCACCGGGTCAACGGCGGGCGGCTGCCCTGGGCGAACCGCACGCGTTCCGCCACCCGCGCACCCCTGTGGGGACGGCTCGCCGCCACCGTCATGAAGCGGCCCGCGCTCACCGCGCTGCCCGTCCTCGCGGTCCTGCTGGTCGCGGCGAGCCCGCTCCTCGGCATCACCTTCGGCACCCCGGACGAACGCGTCCTGCCCGAGGACGCCACGAGCCGCCAGGTCTCCTCGATCCTGCGCGAGAAGTTCAACGGCAACGACGACTCCGCCCTCCACATCGTCATCGACAAGCCCCTGAGCAGGGCCCCGCTGGCCTCGTACGCGACCGAACTCTCCGGCCTCAAGGGCGTCGTCCGCGTCGAGACCGGCACCGGAACCTACGCCGACGGAGAGCCCGCGGCGACCGGCCCCGGCAACACCGCCCTCGGCCGCCCCGACGCCCAGCAGCTCAACGTCGTGAGCACCCTGACTCCGAAGTCCGACGAGGCCCAGAGCCTGGTCAAGGACGTGCGGGCGGTCACCCCGCCCGCCGGAACAGACCCGCTGGTAGGCGGAGTTGACGCCGTCCTGGTCGACTCCAAGCACTCCGTCGGCAGCCGGCTCCCGCTCGCCGTGGCCCTGGTCGCCCTCACCACCTTCCTCCTGCTCTTCCTCTTCACCGGAAGCGTCGTCCAGCCGCTGCGCGCGCTGTTCCTCAACATGGTCAGCCTGGGTGCGACCCTCGGTGTCATGACCTGGATCTTCCAGGACGGCCACCTCTCCTCCGTGCTCGGCTTCACGGCACAGCCCATGGACGTGTCGATGACCGTGCTGATGTTCTGCATCGCCTTCGGCCTCTCGATGGACTACGAGGTCTTCGTCACCAGCCGGATCAAGGAACTCCACGACCTCGGCGAGGACAACGAGTCCGCCGTGACCAACGGCCTCGGCCACACGGGACGCATCGTCACCGCGGCCGCCTGCCTGCTCGCGGTGAGCTTCTTCGCCTTCGGCACGGCCAAGCTCAGCTTCATGCAACTCTTCGGCCTGGGCAGCGGGTTGGCCATCCTCATCGACGCCGTCGCCGTCCGCGGCATCCTCGTCCCCGCCGCGATGCGCGTGCTCGGCCGCTCGGCCTGGTACGCGCCCGGCTTCCTGCGCAGGTTCCACGACCGGTTCGGTCTGAGTGAGGGCGGTCGCGCGCCCGAGCCCGGGCTGGTCGAGAAGGATGCGTCCACAGTGCATTAGCTCTAATATGATTAGAGCTAATGCATCTAGCGGGGAGGATCCGCCCGTGGACCTACGGCAGCTCTTCGACGACCTGGTGCGCTTCGAGACCGACCTGTGGAACGGGATCGACGCCCGGCTCCGCCAGGAGTGCGAGGTGACCCTGGGCGGTCTGAACGTGCTGCTCGTCGTCGAGCGCGAGGGTTCCTGCCGGGTGAACGACATAGCCGCGGCCCTCTCGATCACGGTCGGCGGCGCGAGCCAGGCCGTCGACCGCCTGGAGAAACTCGGCCACTGCACCCGCCGCCCCCACCCCGCCGACCGCCGCTCCTCGATCGTCGAACTGACGCTGGCCGGGCGGGAGTTGGTGGCGGAGGGCGGTCCCGTGTTCGACCGTGAACTCGCGACACGGCTGGGGGCCCCACTCCCCGACGCGGCGCTCGGTCACCTGGCCCATGCGCTCGCCGTACTCCGTGCCTCCGCTGCACCCGGCCCAACACCCCTGACGAAGGAGACCTGATGAGCACCACCCAAGCGCGAGCAGTGCGCTTCGACTCGTACGGCGACCGTGACGTCCTCCATGTCACCGAGGTGCCGATGCCCCGACCCGCCGCTGGGGAAGTCCTCGTGGAGGTCCGGGCGGCCGGCATCAACCCCGGTGAGGCGGCCATCCGTTCGGGCGCGATGCACGAGCTGTTCCCCGCGACCTTCCCGTCCGGCCAGGGCAGCGACCTCGCCGGTGTCGTCACCGAACTCGGCGCGGGCGTAACCGACTTCGGCGTCGGCGATGAAGTCCTCGGCTTCTCCTGGCAGCGCTCCAGCCAGGCCACCCACGTCGTCGTGCCGGTGTCGCAGCTCATCCGCAAGCCGGACGCGCTGAGTTGGGAGGTGGCCGGCGCCCTCTACGTCGTCGCATGCACCGCGTGGGCCGCCGTAGAAGCGGTGGCCCCCAAGCCCGGCGAGACCGTCGCCGTCTCGGCCGCGGCCGGCGGTGTGGGTACCGTCGTCGTCCAACTCCTCGCCGTACGCGGCGCGCACGTCCTCGGCATCGCCTCGCCCGCCAACGCCGAGTGGCTCACCGCACACGGCGCGACCCCGGTCCCGTACGGCGACCGGCTCGCCGACGCGCTCACCGCGGCGGCGCCCGATGGGATCGATGCCTTCATCGACCTCTTCGCCCCCGAGTACGTCCAACTCGCCGTGGAACTGGGCATTCCCAGGGACCGGATCGAGACGATCATCTCCTTCCAGAAGGCCCAGGAACTCGGCACCAAGAGCGCGGGCAGCGCCGACGCCTCCACCCGCGAGGTCCTCACCGAGATGGCCGACCTCGTCGCCTCCGGCCGCATCGAGATCCCGATCGCCGCGACCTACCCGCTCGACGACGTCCGCGACGCGTTCGCCGAACTCGAGAAGCGTCACACGCGCGGAAAGATCGTGCTCATTCCCTGAACCTGAGGCGCCCTGACGTCACTTGGTGCCGCGCAGCGCCGACGTCGTCTTGCCGGTGCGTTCGCGGAGGAGCACCCGCAGCGTGTTGGGGTGCTCGTAGCCGACCTTCCTGGAGATGGTCTCCAGGGAGAGGCCGGTGGTGCGCAGGAGGTGTGACGCGCGTTCGATCCGCAGGTCCTGGACGAAGCGGATGGGAGACGTCCCGACCGTGCGCCGCACGGCCCGCTGCAGGGTCCGTTCGCTGACTCCGATGGCCTTGGCCGCCTCGGGGATGCTGATGGGCCCGGTCAGATGCTCGCGGGTCCAGACCTCGAAGGCCGCGACGGTGGGATCGCTCTGGGCCAGCGTGCTGGGAATCGTGTACGCCGCCTGCGAGGGGCGTTCGTCGACCACGAGGTAGCGGGCGACCAGGTCGGCGAGCGCGGGGCTGCCGGCCCGGACGATCGCCAGCGCGAGATCGACATGGCCGAAGGCCGCGCCGGCGGTGGTGATGCCCTCGCAGCCGATCACCATCCGGCTGTGGTCGAGCTGGACCTTGGGATACCGGTTCCGGAACGCGGGCGACAGCCACCAGGTCGTCGTGGCGCGCAGCCCGTCCAGCACACCCGCCTCGGCCAGCAGGAAGGTACCCGCGCACGCCGAGGCAATGGGCGTACCGCGACGGCGAGTTCGGGCGATCAGCTCGCGGACGGGCAGGGACACGTCGCCGCCGACGTGGTCGAGCAGCGCCGAAGGATCGCTCTCCCCGAGTGCCGGTACGACCAGGAGGTCGGCGCCATCGGCGACGTCGAGCGGCTCGGGCGCCACGAGGAGTCCGGCGCCTGTCCGTACCTGCGGAGTCGGGCCGACCAGGGTCACGTTCCAGGTCGGCGAGGACTCGTGGATCTGCCCGCCCAGCGCGTTGGCGTTGCTCAGCACGTCGAGGACGGCCGAGAGGCCGGAGTCGAACACTCCGTCGTAGACGACGACCGCTACACGCATGGCGGAAACGCTATCAACCGTGTCGTTTCTGCCGCTGATGTGATCACCGGCCGCCGCCATACGTTCGTCGTGCGCCGGAAGCCCGGCGGTTCGAACGCGAGGAGTGGTCACAGTGAAGGTCGGTCTGTTGGTACGCATCGAGGCCAAGCCGGAGTACGCCGGCGAGGTGGAGGCCATGCTGCGCGGCGCCCAGGAGCTGGCCGAGCGGGAGGAGGGCACGGTGGCGTGGTTCGCGTTCCGCGAGAGCGCCACCACCTTCGGCGTGTTCGACACCTTCGAGGACGAGCAGGGACGCCAGGCCCACCTGGCGGGGCGGATCGCCGCCGCACTGGGGGAGGCGGCGCGGACGAAGCTCAGCGCGCCGCCGGTGATCGCCCCGGTCGACCTGCTGGGAACCAAGGTCTCCTGACCGCGGCCGGGCTGCGCCGCGTCGACGTGACTCCCGCCAGGGCGTTCGCCGTCGTCGAGGCGCAGCCCGCCACCTGACCGCCGACGTGGAGGGTTCAGCGGCGCAGCCCCAGCGCGTCGCGCCCCGCGTACCGTGCCTGGTCCCCCAACTCCTCCTCGATACGGGTGAGTTGGTTGTACTTCGCGGTGCGGTCGGAGCGGGACAGCGAACCGGTCTTGATCTGGCCGCAGCCGGTGGCGACGGCGAGGTCGGCGATGGTGGTGTCCTCGGTCTCGCCGGAGCGGTGGGACATCACGACGGTGTAGCCGGCGCGGTGGGCGGTGGCGACGGTGGCCAGGGTCTCCGTGAGGGTGCCGATCTGATTGACCTTCACCAGGATCGAGTTGGCGATCCCGTCCCGGATCCCGGCGCTCAACAGCGCTTCGTTGGTGCAGAACACGTCGTCGCCGGTCAGCTGGCAGCGCTCGCCGAGCCGGGTGGTGAGCGCCTGCCAGCCGTCGTGGTCGTCCTCCGCCATCGGGTCCTCGATCGACGCGATCGGGTAGCGGTCGACCAACTCGGCCAGGTAGTCGGCGTGTTGGGCGGGCGTGCGGCGGACGCCCTCGCCCCTGTAGTCGTAGACACCGTCGTGGAAGAACTCGGACGTGGCCGGGTCCATGACGAGGGTGATGTCGGTGCCGGGCTTGTAGCCGGTGCGTTCGATGGCGTGGAGGACGAAGTCGAGGGCCTCGTCGGCGGTGCGCAGATCGGGGGCGAAGCCGCCCTCGTCGCCGACGTTGGCGCTGTGGCCCGCGGCGATCAGGTCGCGGCGCAGGGTGTGGAAGACCTCGGAGCCCATCCGGACGGCCTCGGCGAAGGTGGCCGCGCCGATGGGCGCGATCATGAACTCCTGGAAGTCGAGCGGATTGTCGGCGTGGGCGCCGCCGTTGACGATGTTCATCATGGGCACCGGCAGCAGTCGGGCGTCGACGCCGCCGATGTAGCGGTACAGCGGCAGTCGGTGGGCGGCCGCGGCCGCCTTGGCGGTGGCCAGCGAGACACCGAGCAGGGCGTTGGCGCCGAGCCGCGACTTGCTGTCCGTACCGTCGAGTTCGATCATGGACCGGTCCACGGCGGCCTGGTTCTCGGCGTCGAGTCCGATCACGGCGTCCGCGATGCTCTCGTTGACGGCGTCGACGGCGCGCCGAACTCCCTTGCCGTGGAAGCGGGTCGGGTCTCCGTCGCGGAGTTCGACCGCCTCCCGGGCGCCGGTGGAGGCGCCCGACGGTACGGCGGCCCGGCCGAGCGAGCCGTCCTTGAGTTCCACGTCCACCTCGACGGTCGGATTGCCCCGGCTGTCGATGATCTCCCGTGCGACGACCCGGCTGATGGCGGTCACGGTGCAACTCCTCACGCTGGGCCCGCGTCCTGGCTAACGGCGGGCGGTAAGTTCCGACTAGAAACAAAGTGAGTCCTGAAAAGGAACTTACTATGGGTGCATGAGGAAGCACAACGCCGACGAGACCTGCGGCATCGCCCGGGCCGCCGTGGTTCTGGGGGACTGGTGGAACGTTCTGATCCTGCGGGAGATCGCCCGCGGCCACGTCCGCTTCGACGCGCTGGCCGCCGAGATCGGCCTGTCCCGCAATGTCCTCACCGAGCGCCTGGGCCGGCTCGTCGCCCAAGGCGTCCTGCGCCGCAGCCTCTACCAACGGCGCCCGGTGCGCTACGAGTACGTGCCGACCGATGCCGGACTCGCCCTGCTCCCGCTCCTCGTCGCCATGCAGGACTGGGGCGACCGCTGGGTGCTCGGCGATGGAAGCCTCACCGCCACGGCCGCCGCTGACAGCGCCGAGCACGCCCGCGTTCACGCCCTGGCCGGCATCCGCGTGCCCGAAGACCTCCACCTCCCGGGCACACAGGGCACCGACCTGCCCGTGGTCTCGCCGGCCGCCGCCGCGACCGTGCTGTTCACCTACCCCGGCACGGGAGTCGACTGGGACGAGCGGATCCCCGGAGTGACGGGCTGCACCCTGGAGAACCGCCTCTTCCGAGAAGCCTGGCCCGACTTCCGCCGGGCGGGCGTGGACGTACGCGGCATCAGCACCCAACTCCCGTACGAGCAAGCGAAGTTCGCCCGTGCCGAGGAGATCCCGTACCCGCTCCTCTCCGACGCCCACCACCAACTGGGCGCTGCCCTACGACTTCCGACCTTCCGAGGCGCCGGCCGCCTCCGCCACAAACGCCTGATCCTGATCGTCGACGCCGAACGGACCGTACGGCACACGCTGTTCCCGGTCGACGACATCCCGCACGCCGTGACGTGGAGCCTGCGGCTGGCTGAGGAGTGCGCACGTACGGCTTGAGGCGGGTGTGTGCACGAGAGGGAGGCCGCCCGGGGCCCTCACATGATCGGTAGCCCGGGTGCTATGCGAACCCGCCGTTGCTCATGAGGAGTTGGCCGTTGATCCACTGGCCTTCCGGTGAGCAGAGGAAGTCGACGAGGTGGGCGGTGTCCTGTGGTGTGCCGAGGCGGTTGAGCGGTGTTCGGCGAAGCACGTGTGCTCGTCCCTCGTCGGTCATCCAACCGGTGTCCACCGGCCCCGGGTTGATGACGTTGGCTGTGATGCCGAGGTGGGCGAGTTCGTGCGCGGCGGCCAGGGTGATGCGGTCCAGGGCGCCCTTGCTGGCGCCGTAGGGAAGGTTGTTCACGGTGTGGTCGCTGGTGAGGGCGATGATCCGGCCGCTGCCCGGTGCGGCGGCGAACCGTCGGCCGTACTCACGGATGAGCAGCCAGGTGGCGCGGGCGTTGACGGCGAAGTGCCGGTCGAAGCTCTCGACGGTGGTGTCGAGCAGGCCGGAGTCGACGGACTCGCAGTGGCACATCACCAGGGCCCTGACGCCGCCCAGTTCGCGTTCGACCTCGTCGAAGACGCGGGCCGGGGTGTCCGGGTCGGCGAGGTCCGCCTCGACTGCCGTGGTGGCGGCGCCGTGTTGAGTGAGGGTGTCGGTGATGGCGGAGGCCGCGCCGGCCTCGGGGCCCCAGGCCATGCGTTCGTCGTAGGGAGTCCAGTAGGTGAAGGCGATGTCCCAACCGGAGGCCGCGAGTCGACGTGCGACACCCGCGCCGATGCCGACGGTTCGCCCTGCTCCGGTGATCAGGGCGAGCGGGCGGGGAGACGGGTGGGCGGGGTTCGGCGTCATGGTCGGAGATCGTTCATGACCGGTATCGGATCGGCAACTGCCTTTTGTGCGGGGCGGCTTGTCTGGAGCTGCCGTTGAAGGTGTCCTTCGGCCTGCCGCCTTCGTACGGAACACCGTGGCCCTTGACCGGGTGAACAAGTGCCGACCGACGTAAGGTACTTGATCGGCTATCCACCCTCGCCGCTGCCCATCGGCGAAGGGGCCCGGACCGCGGCGACCAGAACGTCCCGCCACACAAGGAGATCCACATGCCCGCCGCCCCTCGCCCGTACTCCGACGAAGGGGAAGCGGAGGAGCAGGAGTTGACCGGCGGTGGCACCGCCCGGGTCTTCCGTGTCGGGGAGACCGTACGGAAGCCGGTCATGCCCTGGAGTTCCGCCGTGCAGCGGCTGCTGGACCACCTCGAACGGCAGGGCTTCGAAGGCGCCCCCGTCGCGCGCGGTGTCGATGAACAGGGCCGGATGATCCTGACCTACCTGGCGGGCGACGTCGGCAACTACCCACTGACCGACGGGATTCGTGGCAGCCGGGCGCTCGTCACCTCCGCCCGCCTCCTGCACAGCTACCACGACGCGACCACCGATCTCGCCCAACACCCAGGCGATGACTGGCAGTTCGACGCAATCGCACCGGTCGAGGTGATCTGTCACGGTGACTTCGCCCCGTACAACTGCGTCTTCAGCGGCGAAAGGGCCGTAGGGCTCATCGACTTCGACGCCGCCCGGCCCGGCCCCCGCGCGTGGGACCTCGCCTACGCCCTCTATCGCTACGCCCCGCTCACCCACCCCGACAACCACGACGGCTGGGGCACGACCGAGCAACAGGCGTACCGTGCCCGGGAGTTCCTCGACGCGTACGGCTGCACCCGTCAGGAACGGGAGGCGGTGATGGACATGGCCGCACCCCGGCTGCAGTCCCTCGCGGACTTCCTGCAGGAAGCGGCCGCCGCCGGTGACGATAACTTCCGGCGGCACATCGAGGAGGGTCATCTCGCCCTGTATGTACGGGACATCGACTACATCCGCGACCAGGCGGAGGTCTGGTCGCGGCTCGTCGTCGGACCAGGCCGCTTCATGGCGTGAACGACCGCACAGGTCGGGTGCCGGACGGGTCCTAGTGGTGGTGCTCGTGGTGCTCGTGCCCGTGTTCCTGCTCGCCCTCGTTCGGTGAGCCGCCCATCATCCGCAGCATGGCCGGACCGCCGCTGCGCAGGAACCGTACGACCAGACTCGCGGCAAGCAGCATGAAGGCGATGTTGAGCCAGGTCGTGTAGTTCCAGGTGATCCCGTCGTCGGGGATCTTGGCGTCGGCCTGGTCCGGGACGAGCCCCAGGCCGCCGAAGGCGAACTCGACGATGTACCCGGCTACGGCCATCGCCGCGAAGAAGGTGACCAGGAGGAAGCCGGCCATGCGGGCGCCGTAGTACTTCCGGTAGATGTTCAGGATCGGCAGGATCAACAGGTCGGCGTAGATGAAGGCGATCACCCCGCCGAAGCTGATGCCGCCCTTCCACAGCACCACCGCGAGGGGCACGTTGCCGATCGAGCAGACGAAGGTCGCGATGGCCACCAGCGGTCCGACGAGCGGTCCGACCAGCTTCGCGGCGAGGGGATGGTCGGCGAGGAAGAACGTGTGCCAGAAGCTGTCCGGCACCCAGGCGGCGATCGCGCCCGCGATCAGCAGTCCGGCCACCAGGTCGCGCAGGATCGCGGCCCACTCCATCACGAAGATGTGCGCGACGGACGTGAACCCGTCCCGCGAGAACAGCCGACGGACGAAGCTCCCCTCGCCCCCGATCGACATGTCCATCGCCGCGTGCCCCTCCATGGAGCCGGCCAGCCCGCGCTCCGCCTGCTCCTGCGCCCGGTCCAGCAGACGCTGCCGCAGGAAGAGCCGGAACAGCACGGCGAGGACGACGATCATGATAGGTCCGCCGACGAACTCCGCGGCGGTGAACTGCCAGCCCATCAACAGGGCCAGGATCACGCCGAGTTCGACGACCAGGTTGGTGGAGGCGATCTCGAACGCCATGGCCGCGGTGAAGTTCGCGCCCTTGCGGAACAGGGAACGGGCGAGCGCCACGGCCGCGTACGAACAGGACGACGAGGCGGCGCCGAGCCCGGCGGACAGGGCGAGCGTGCGCGGCCGGTCGTCACCGAGCAGTCGTACGACCGTCGACCGGCGCACCACCGCCTGCACGACGGCGGAGAGCGTGAACCCGAGGATCAGTGCCCAGGTGACCTCCCAGGTCATCGACCCGGCAATGGACAACGCGTGCCCGATCGCTCCCATGAACCCGCCCCTCTCCGGTGTGTGTCTGGCAGGACTATACCCCCAGGGGGTATGAAACGCGCGTGACG
The nucleotide sequence above comes from Streptomyces sp. N50. Encoded proteins:
- a CDS encoding MMPL family transporter; amino-acid sequence: MFERIAELAIRRSRLVLVVAVLAVALMGVLGAGAFAKLQGGGYDDPASQSSRAAQAIDRKFGGETNLVLLVGASEGRVDAPAAQRSGRALVAELKKDQHLENVISYWDTGSSDLRSKDGRDAMVLAHVKGDDTERDENAKSVIDAYAGPYEKTLTVRAGGGAAVTSEMGTQSGEDLVLAESIAVPLTLLLLVLVFGSMVAALLPLAIGTIAIAGTFAELYVLGSVTDVSVFAINLTTALGLGLGIDYALLMVSRFREQLASGASVDDAVRRTVSTAGRTVAFSAATVAAALAALLVFPQYFLRSFGYAGVGVVVIAAVSTLFVMPALFVVLGHRVNGGRLPWANRTRSATRAPLWGRLAATVMKRPALTALPVLAVLLVAASPLLGITFGTPDERVLPEDATSRQVSSILREKFNGNDDSALHIVIDKPLSRAPLASYATELSGLKGVVRVETGTGTYADGEPAATGPGNTALGRPDAQQLNVVSTLTPKSDEAQSLVKDVRAVTPPAGTDPLVGGVDAVLVDSKHSVGSRLPLAVALVALTTFLLLFLFTGSVVQPLRALFLNMVSLGATLGVMTWIFQDGHLSSVLGFTAQPMDVSMTVLMFCIAFGLSMDYEVFVTSRIKELHDLGEDNESAVTNGLGHTGRIVTAAACLLAVSFFAFGTAKLSFMQLFGLGSGLAILIDAVAVRGILVPAAMRVLGRSAWYAPGFLRRFHDRFGLSEGGRAPEPGLVEKDASTVH
- a CDS encoding NADP-dependent oxidoreductase; protein product: MSTTQARAVRFDSYGDRDVLHVTEVPMPRPAAGEVLVEVRAAGINPGEAAIRSGAMHELFPATFPSGQGSDLAGVVTELGAGVTDFGVGDEVLGFSWQRSSQATHVVVPVSQLIRKPDALSWEVAGALYVVACTAWAAVEAVAPKPGETVAVSAAAGGVGTVVVQLLAVRGAHVLGIASPANAEWLTAHGATPVPYGDRLADALTAAAPDGIDAFIDLFAPEYVQLAVELGIPRDRIETIISFQKAQELGTKSAGSADASTREVLTEMADLVASGRIEIPIAATYPLDDVRDAFAELEKRHTRGKIVLIP
- a CDS encoding GlxA family transcriptional regulator, whose amino-acid sequence is MRVAVVVYDGVFDSGLSAVLDVLSNANALGGQIHESSPTWNVTLVGPTPQVRTGAGLLVAPEPLDVADGADLLVVPALGESDPSALLDHVGGDVSLPVRELIARTRRRGTPIASACAGTFLLAEAGVLDGLRATTTWWLSPAFRNRYPKVQLDHSRMVIGCEGITTAGAAFGHVDLALAIVRAGSPALADLVARYLVVDERPSQAAYTIPSTLAQSDPTVAAFEVWTREHLTGPISIPEAAKAIGVSERTLQRAVRRTVGTSPIRFVQDLRIERASHLLRTTGLSLETISRKVGYEHPNTLRVLLRERTGKTTSALRGTK
- a CDS encoding antibiotic biosynthesis monooxygenase is translated as MKVGLLVRIEAKPEYAGEVEAMLRGAQELAEREEGTVAWFAFRESATTFGVFDTFEDEQGRQAHLAGRIAAALGEAARTKLSAPPVIAPVDLLGTKVS
- a CDS encoding SDR family oxidoreductase gives rise to the protein MTPNPAHPSPRPLALITGAGRTVGIGAGVARRLAASGWDIAFTYWTPYDERMAWGPEAGAASAITDTLTQHGAATTAVEADLADPDTPARVFDEVERELGGVRALVMCHCESVDSGLLDTTVESFDRHFAVNARATWLLIREYGRRFAAAPGSGRIIALTSDHTVNNLPYGASKGALDRITLAAAHELAHLGITANVINPGPVDTGWMTDEGRAHVLRRTPLNRLGTPQDTAHLVDFLCSPEGQWINGQLLMSNGGFA
- a CDS encoding MarR family winged helix-turn-helix transcriptional regulator, producing the protein MDLRQLFDDLVRFETDLWNGIDARLRQECEVTLGGLNVLLVVEREGSCRVNDIAAALSITVGGASQAVDRLEKLGHCTRRPHPADRRSSIVELTLAGRELVAEGGPVFDRELATRLGAPLPDAALGHLAHALAVLRASAAPGPTPLTKET
- a CDS encoding permease: MGAIGHALSIAGSMTWEVTWALILGFTLSAVVQAVVRRSTVVRLLGDDRPRTLALSAGLGAASSSCSYAAVALARSLFRKGANFTAAMAFEIASTNLVVELGVILALLMGWQFTAAEFVGGPIMIVVLAVLFRLFLRQRLLDRAQEQAERGLAGSMEGHAAMDMSIGGEGSFVRRLFSRDGFTSVAHIFVMEWAAILRDLVAGLLIAGAIAAWVPDSFWHTFFLADHPLAAKLVGPLVGPLVAIATFVCSIGNVPLAVVLWKGGISFGGVIAFIYADLLILPILNIYRKYYGARMAGFLLVTFFAAMAVAGYIVEFAFGGLGLVPDQADAKIPDDGITWNYTTWLNIAFMLLAASLVVRFLRSGGPAMLRMMGGSPNEGEQEHGHEHHEHHH
- the eno gene encoding phosphopyruvate hydratase, producing the protein MTAISRVVAREIIDSRGNPTVEVDVELKDGSLGRAAVPSGASTGAREAVELRDGDPTRFHGKGVRRAVDAVNESIADAVIGLDAENQAAVDRSMIELDGTDSKSRLGANALLGVSLATAKAAAAAHRLPLYRYIGGVDARLLPVPMMNIVNGGAHADNPLDFQEFMIAPIGAATFAEAVRMGSEVFHTLRRDLIAAGHSANVGDEGGFAPDLRTADEALDFVLHAIERTGYKPGTDITLVMDPATSEFFHDGVYDYRGEGVRRTPAQHADYLAELVDRYPIASIEDPMAEDDHDGWQALTTRLGERCQLTGDDVFCTNEALLSAGIRDGIANSILVKVNQIGTLTETLATVATAHRAGYTVVMSHRSGETEDTTIADLAVATGCGQIKTGSLSRSDRTAKYNQLTRIEEELGDQARYAGRDALGLRR
- a CDS encoding phosphotransferase, which produces MPAAPRPYSDEGEAEEQELTGGGTARVFRVGETVRKPVMPWSSAVQRLLDHLERQGFEGAPVARGVDEQGRMILTYLAGDVGNYPLTDGIRGSRALVTSARLLHSYHDATTDLAQHPGDDWQFDAIAPVEVICHGDFAPYNCVFSGERAVGLIDFDAARPGPRAWDLAYALYRYAPLTHPDNHDGWGTTEQQAYRAREFLDAYGCTRQEREAVMDMAAPRLQSLADFLQEAAAAGDDNFRRHIEEGHLALYVRDIDYIRDQAEVWSRLVVGPGRFMA
- a CDS encoding winged helix-turn-helix transcriptional regulator; translation: MRKHNADETCGIARAAVVLGDWWNVLILREIARGHVRFDALAAEIGLSRNVLTERLGRLVAQGVLRRSLYQRRPVRYEYVPTDAGLALLPLLVAMQDWGDRWVLGDGSLTATAAADSAEHARVHALAGIRVPEDLHLPGTQGTDLPVVSPAAAATVLFTYPGTGVDWDERIPGVTGCTLENRLFREAWPDFRRAGVDVRGISTQLPYEQAKFARAEEIPYPLLSDAHHQLGAALRLPTFRGAGRLRHKRLILIVDAERTVRHTLFPVDDIPHAVTWSLRLAEECARTA